The Cinclus cinclus chromosome 3, bCinCin1.1, whole genome shotgun sequence genome has a window encoding:
- the ADI1 gene encoding acireductone dioxygenase has protein sequence MVEAWYMDESQEDQRAPHRQRPNRAVSLEQLRRLGVVYRRLDADNYETDPCLKEIRRAENYSWMDIVTIHKDKLPNYEEKIKTFYEEHLHLDDEIRYILEGSGYFDVRDKDDKWIRISMEKGDMITLPAGIYHRFTLDENNYVKAMRLFVGEPVWTAYNRPADDFPARKQYMKFLAEEAHNGV, from the exons ATGGTGGAGGCCTGGTACATGGACGAGTCCCAGGAGGACCAGCGGGCGCCGCACCGGCAGCGGCCCAACCGCGCCgtcagcctggagcagctgcgCCGCCTCGGCGTGGTGTACCGCAGG TTGGATGCTGATAACTATGAGACTGATCCATGCTTGAAAGAGATTCGGAGGGCAGAAAACTATTCTTGGATGGATATAGTGACCATACACAAAGACAAGCTTCCAAATTATGAGGAGAAG ATAAAAACGTTTTATGAAGAACATTTACACCTCGATGATGAAATTCGCTACATCTTGGAGGGATCTGGCTATTTTGATGTTCGAGACAAGGATGACAAATGGATTCGgatttccatggaaaagggaGACATGATAACCCTCCCTGCTGGCATATATCACCGATTTACACTGGATGAGAAC AATTACGTGAAGGCAATGAGGCTGTTTGTTGGAGAACCCGTCTGGACTGCGTACAACAGGCCGGCTGATGATTTTCCTGCTCGGAAACAGTATATGAAGTTTTTGGCTGAAGAAGCACATAATGGTGTGTGA